GACCTTACCTGCGTACTGGTTACGAACGGGCTTGCTAACGAAAAGCCCATGAAAGACCTATGCAAGGTAACATCCGCCATGAATATCGATGTCAAAGGCTTCACCGATGATTTTTACATGAAGATATGCGGTGCGCACCTCGAAGACGTTCTCAGATCGGTAAAACTGGTTTTCGACCAGAAAGTGCACATCGAGCTAACCTACCTGATGATCCCGGGGCTTAACGACAGTATGTCCGAGATACGCGAATTCGCAGTCTGGGTAAGGAACGATCTGTCAGAAGACGTGCCGGTCCACTTCACCAGATTCCATCCGGACAACGAGATGAACGATGTTCAGTGGACGTCTCCGGAGATGCTCATAGCGGCCAGAGATACCGCGATATCGGCAGGTCTCAACTACGTTTATATCGGCAACATCTTGGCCGAAGGGACAAGCGACACATACTGTCCGGAATGCGGCACCGCCGTGGTGAAGCGTCTCGGATATCTTGTGGACATCGAGGCCCTGGACGGGAGAAGGTGCGCATGCTGCAAGCACAGGCTGAACATGGTCAGATGAGGAACAGCAGATTCCCCGCCAGGCCGACGAAGAGCGCAGAAGCGAATATCGGCAGAATGAAAGGTATCATCGGAGTGACCCAAATCTTCCTTTCACCGTAATTTCTGAGCCTGGAATATATGTCTGCGGCATCTTCGGATATGGGGGTGCTGAAAAGTTTTTCGCCGTCGGCGTCGTCCATGGGCCAGACGTGGGACGTTTCGGCCTCGTCTATGTCCATCATATAACCTTGGAACATCCTCTTTCCTTTGTTTCCGTCCCGCAAATTCCTGTAAACATTGTATAATGCCACGGTAAGCGAGAAGAGAAGTGCATGGAACAGCACCGCGACGGAGAACACGAAGACCTGAGGGAGAACACCTTCCGGTACGCCCAGGATGGGAAAGTTCCAGAACACCGGATAGAATGGGAAGGCCACAGTAAGCGATATCATGCATTTCGCATCCGCACCGCCTCTCAGCAGCCCTGCCAGATACATGAGCATATACAGAATGTAGAAGACGGGTATGGTCATCCCCGCCTGCACAATCGGGTCAGACCGCGAGACAATATATGGCAGCAGGAAAAAGACCAATATCGAACCGTATATGGCAACGGAAACGGTCTTGGAGCGGTCCGAGTCCCAGAGGATGTCGAACATTATGATCCCGGAACCTGCGGCCATCGCAAAATATTCCCATTTTGCCCCGTGATACAAGGCGGAGATCAACCAGAACGCGATCCCGATCAGGCCTATGGCGGCCCAATGCAGGTCGTGGACCTCCCGGCTCCGCACGTCGCTTAGGGCCGCGGACCCAAGGACCGCAATTATGAGCATGAAAAGCATCAGCGGCACGGTCTCCGGAACGATCACGGCCCGCAATGGTTCGAGAATATTATAATAACCAATGTCCATTTGGGCAACCGTGAGATTCAAACTGCCTCTTGCAGTTGCGGCGTTGCTTTCGGTGCTCGTTATGGTCGCGGTACCGCTGGCCGACACAGAGGAGGCATACGCTGCCACCGTGGCAGATATCAATTACGAGATTACCTATTCCACCGGTAACGGAACATTTCAAGAGTA
This DNA window, taken from Methanomassiliicoccaceae archaeon, encodes the following:
- the amrS gene encoding AmmeMemoRadiSam system radical SAM enzyme, whose translation is MASINPMVEAAYYTREEGYYKCELCPHRCHIRPGSYGKCGSRYGEDDMLVAYTYGKLSSICVDPIEKKPLYHFYPGAKTFSVGSVGCNMSCRHCQNYAIAQYSTGKKRTTYVSPEKLIGMCRNEKLDIISFTYNEPTIWYEYIMDVMDLDPDLTCVLVTNGLANEKPMKDLCKVTSAMNIDVKGFTDDFYMKICGAHLEDVLRSVKLVFDQKVHIELTYLMIPGLNDSMSEIREFAVWVRNDLSEDVPVHFTRFHPDNEMNDVQWTSPEMLIAARDTAISAGLNYVYIGNILAEGTSDTYCPECGTAVVKRLGYLVDIEALDGRRCACCKHRLNMVR
- a CDS encoding A24 family peptidase C-terminal domain-containing protein codes for the protein MIVPETVPLMLFMLIIAVLGSAALSDVRSREVHDLHWAAIGLIGIAFWLISALYHGAKWEYFAMAAGSGIIMFDILWDSDRSKTVSVAIYGSILVFFLLPYIVSRSDPIVQAGMTIPVFYILYMLMYLAGLLRGGADAKCMISLTVAFPFYPVFWNFPILGVPEGVLPQVFVFSVAVLFHALLFSLTVALYNVYRNLRDGNKGKRMFQGYMMDIDEAETSHVWPMDDADGEKLFSTPISEDAADIYSRLRNYGERKIWVTPMIPFILPIFASALFVGLAGNLLFLI